CAGCTCCGTCTCCACCCAGTCGCATTCACCGCAGCCCCAGTCGTCGGTGCAGCTGCACACCCGGCAGGCCCGCCGCCCGGTCAGCGTCACGTACAGCTCGCGGGCCTCGCGCTCCCGGCCCGGCAGCTCGGTGTACAGCGGGTCCACCCCGGTGTCGTCGAGGTCGATCACCCCGGCGTGGTTCAGCCGCAGGATCGAGTCCACGATCTCCAGCGGGCGCAGCTCCGGCGCGACCTCCATCACGCCTTCCATCGACAGCGGCCCGCGCGTCCAGATCGCGTGCAGGATGCTGGCCGTGGCCGCCCTGTTCAGCGGGAGGAAGGTCACAGCCCCCACGCTTCCCGTCCGTCCTGACCCAGCAGCCCGCGGCCCAGGGCCACCAACCCCGCTCCGCCCGCCACCAGCAGCAGGCCCCAGGGGGTGAACGCCAGCACGCCGATCACGAGCACGATCGCGCCGAGGGCGATCACGAGTCCAGCCAGACCGCGCTCGGTCTCAGGCGAGAGCAGGCGCACGCGCTCCCGGCGCGGCTGGTCGTCGGCAATCCCGTACACGGGCACTCCATTCGTCGTCATCAGCAGTCCTCCTGGGAAAGCCCCGCCTCCCGCTCCTGGCGGGACAACGAGGCGGAATCGGTCAGCAGCAGCACGAGCAGCACCCCGGTCAGGGCCAGGGTCAGCAGCAGGTCCGCCAGGGTCAGGACCGGGGGCACCGGGCAGGTCACGCCCGCCCCCGGCAGTTCGGGCACGCGTCGCCCAGGAAGTAGTCCTCGCAAAACCCGCACAGCCCGCCCACCTCCGGCAGGAACGTCACCCGGCTGCGCTTGCCGTCGCGCTGGTCCGCCCAGGCCAGCAGCCGCGCCGCCGTCTCGCGGGCGGACTGCGCCTCTAGACCCGGCGTCAGGGACTCCAGGTGGGTGGGCACGATGGTCTGCCCGGCCGCGCTGCGGGTGGACAGGGAAACCTCCCCCGCCACAGGGAGGGCGGAGGAGGTGGTGGGGCGGGAGAGGCTGGACATCACTCCAGACCCCGGTTGTTGTGCTGGCGGCACCGCTGCGCGAACATCAGGAGGTCGGTGGCGATCTCCACCGCCTCGTCCTCGTGCACGATCACCTCGGCCTCCGTGCCACCCTCCATCTCCACGGTCAGGCACAGCACGAGCTCGTCGGTGTCGAGGTTCTGCCGCAGCTCCACCGCGACTTCCCCGCCCTCCAGCAGTCCGCTCAGGCTGCCGACGGTCATCTCCTCGGGGGCACTCACGCCGCCACCCGCCCGCGCCCCAGTCGTGCGGCCGCGATCGCCACCAGCCCGGCGCAGGCTTCGTCGTAGCTGTCCCAGGAACCCTCGCCCTTGACCGTGTAGGTCACGCGAGCCTCCCCGGCCTTCGTGCGGCGTTCCTTGCGCCACACCGGGCTGATCCCCACCTGCTCGCCGGTCGCGCGGCAGGTGATCGTCACCGCGCTTTTGCTGCTGGGGCTCAGCGTGTCGAAGGAGACGTGCAACCACACCAGCGCGTACTCCAGGCCCCCCAGGGTGACCACCACGTCGGGGCGCAGCGGGTTGTGCGGAATGCGCCACAGCGTCGCGTCCGACTGGGCGCGGGCCATCGCCAGGGCGAAGGCGGAGCGGTTGCGTTCAGCGGTCAGGTCAGTCATCCTTGATTCCTCCCTTTGTCCCTGCTCGCGCTTTGCTTTGGACGGCTGATGCGCGGTGGGGGCGGGCCTTTTGGCGTCCGCCTCAGGTATCGCTAGTGTAATATTGCAGTCGGAATAAGTCAACGACTATCGCTGCGATGGTTAGCGCAGGTCGAATAAAAGCGGCTCTCGGCCGCTCCGTCTATGGCTGGCTTAAACCGTGCAGATACCGACTGTCAGCCGCCGCGCCAGTCGCCGGAAAGACGGGTTGACCTCGCCCGGCAGCACCTGCCACGGCTCGGGGACCCGGTCGTAAACCCAGAAGGGCAACCGGAAATTGCAGGTGGCGATGTCGCGGACATAGTTGCCCGACATGATGAACCCGGCGCGGGTCGCGGCCGGGTCGTCGTAGATCAGTCGGTTGAGGGCCGCCCGCTCCGACATCCTCGTCTGGCGGCACAGCCAGTCCACGCAGCGGGCGCTCACGCCGTAGCGCCGGATGCCCTCGTCGACCAAGTTCTGGGGTGCCCGCAGGAACCCGATGGCCGCATGGCACAGGGCCTCGACGAAGGGGCGGGCCGCCTCCGCGCAGCCGTACTCCTGGATCAGGGCCTTCTCGACGCCCGACCACCACATGATCACGTGGGCCACCTCGTGACGGACATGGTCGCTGTCCTTCCGGGCCAGCAGCTCCGGGGTCAGGATGATGGTGGGGGGCGGACCGGGGATGACGCTGGCGTACTCGCCGGGGCGGATGCGGATGCCCAGTTCCTCGCTCAGTCGGAAGGCGTTGCGCTCGTAATGGGCACGCTTGCTGTACGCCTTGACCTCCCTGATGAAGTGCGCCGGTATGTCCGCGAGGTCCACTTCAGTCCTCGATCCACTTGGCGATGCTGAGGTAGTAGGACAGCCAATCCGCCGCCGTCTGCGGGCCACTCCCCTCGTAGTACCGGGCGAGCGAGAGGTTCCGGCGCACACTCTCGCTCCGGAGCCGGGGGAACTTGTCACCGTAAAGCTCGATGGCCTCCTGAAGGGCGGGCGGCACTTCGTACTCCGGGAAGAGGGGCGGCGGGGGCGCCGACTCCCCACCGCCTGGATGCTCCAGGGCATCCGGGGTCATCAGCGAGACCCCCGTGCGCCGCACCCACTCTTCTGCTGAGATCCGGTACACCCGCCGCAGGGCGTCCATCCGCTCCGGCCCCAGGTCCGTGAACGGCCGAGTCCCGCTCTCGATCTGCGAGAGATACGACTGGCTGACCCTGAACTTCGGCCCCAGTTCCCGGGTGCGCCGGTCCACTTCGGTCTGGGTCAGCCCCAGGTCTTCACGGGTGTCGGTCAGCCACCGACGCACTTCGGTTTCCGTTCCCGCCATGAGCCTCCACCCTTCCATCGGCCGCGCCATTGCTGTCTGCATGGCACCAGTACGGCAATAGTACATGCAAGGTTGCAGAAGTCCGGAAAGTATGTCAGCAATGGCAAAACCTTGACCTTATGGGGCCTGCAATATTACACTAGCGATAGTATGAACAGGATCAGAGAGGTCATGCGGGAGCAGCAGCGCACCTTCGAACAGGTTGCGGCCGACGCTGGCGTCTCGGTCCGCACGGTCTACAACGCGGCCGACGGCATCAACAGCAACCGGTCCACCCGAAAGCTGATCGCCGCCGCGCTGGGGAAAGACGTGGATTACCTCTGGCCGCCCCAAGCACCCTCCTCCCCCGCTGCCTGAGCCTCCGCCCCCGGACCGCCGGGGGTGCGTCACCGAAAGGACCGCGATGCCCGAGACCCTCTCCCTTCCTGATGCCCCCGCCATCCGCCGCACCGACGACGGACGGATCAGCGTGTTCGATGCCCTGCAGGTGGTCGGGGCTAAAAACCCCCGCGACATGTGGAAGCGCCTGGTGGACGCGTTTCCGGAGGTTGTCGAGATTTGCGACAACCTCCGTTTCCCCGGCGCGGGCCAGCGCCTGACCCCGGTGACTGACGAGGCCGGGTGGCGCCGGATCGTCAGCGTGCTGCCCGGCATGCTGGGGCGCAAGTACCGCGCCGAGGCCAACGCCCTGGTCGACCGCTACCTCGCGGGCGACGCCACGCTGGCGGCCGAGCTGATCGACCGGCAAACGGACCCGGAGCAGGCCCGCTGGCTGGCCCGGCGTGCCCAGCACAAGCACAGCAGCATCCTGCTCAACGGCTCCCTGGCCCGGCACGGCGCGAGCAAGCGCGGGTACCGCTACGTCCACAACCGGCTGAACCTCAGCGTGACCGGCATGGTCGCGCAGGAGATCCAGCTCACGCGCGGCAACCCCACCACCAAGGACAACTTCACCGAGCAGGAACTCGCCATCCACACCACCATGCAGTTCGCCGTCATCAACGAACTGGACGCCACCGCCGCCCTGGGCGACATGGACTGCAAGGGCGTCGCCGATCAGGTCAGCAGCGACTTCTCGCCGGTGCTCCGGCGGTACTTCGGCCGCCGCGCCTACCCGCAGGGCGGCCT
This DNA window, taken from Deinococcus sp. NW-56, encodes the following:
- a CDS encoding helix-turn-helix domain-containing protein produces the protein MAGTETEVRRWLTDTREDLGLTQTEVDRRTRELGPKFRVSQSYLSQIESGTRPFTDLGPERMDALRRVYRISAEEWVRRTGVSLMTPDALEHPGGGESAPPPPLFPEYEVPPALQEAIELYGDKFPRLRSESVRRNLSLARYYEGSGPQTAADWLSYYLSIAKWIED
- a CDS encoding helix-turn-helix transcriptional regulator is translated as MNRIREVMREQQRTFEQVAADAGVSVRTVYNAADGINSNRSTRKLIAAALGKDVDYLWPPQAPSSPAA